One region of Spiroplasma endosymbiont of Asaphidion curtum genomic DNA includes:
- the dnaJ gene encoding molecular chaperone DnaJ produces MSTKNKRDFYKILGLSRNASNDDIKRAYRKLAKQYHPDVYKQSDAEAKIQEINEAYEVLSDSQKRQMYDQYGSADPNMFSGGQGFGNFEDMFGDIGSVFGDFFGDIFGGGQRTRQRHSQSHKGEDIFYRETISLKDAILGTTIQFKVNVNFPCDECHQTGAKTAGDVVKCSNCNGRGIEVTEQRTMLGIIRQERPCHSCHGIGEIIKNKCLQCKGKKFITKQETISLDVPKGIFSGQKVRVQEKGHYGLKGQSRGDVYIEIEVQKHAFFQRDDLDLLITIPISFVDAMLGAIIKVPTFEKTVEFKIPPKTKNNAVFTIPKMGSYHPLNSKKRGDIFVKIEIAFPKHISKQQEKVLQQLSDELDFNPNNEFIKKFK; encoded by the coding sequence ATGAGCACTAAAAACAAGCGAGACTTTTATAAAATATTAGGTTTATCGCGTAATGCGAGCAATGATGATATTAAACGAGCTTATCGTAAGTTAGCTAAGCAATATCATCCTGATGTTTATAAACAAAGTGATGCTGAAGCTAAAATTCAAGAAATTAATGAAGCGTATGAAGTATTGTCTGATTCTCAAAAACGACAAATGTATGATCAATATGGCAGTGCTGACCCAAATATGTTTAGTGGTGGTCAAGGTTTTGGTAATTTTGAAGATATGTTTGGTGATATTGGTAGTGTTTTTGGTGATTTTTTTGGCGATATTTTTGGTGGTGGTCAAAGAACGCGACAACGGCATTCACAATCACATAAGGGTGAAGATATCTTTTATCGCGAAACTATTAGTTTAAAAGATGCAATTTTGGGAACAACGATTCAGTTTAAAGTTAATGTTAATTTTCCTTGTGATGAATGTCATCAAACAGGTGCTAAAACAGCAGGAGATGTTGTAAAATGTTCAAATTGTAATGGTCGGGGGATTGAAGTTACTGAGCAAAGAACAATGTTAGGAATTATTAGACAAGAAAGACCTTGTCATTCTTGTCACGGAATTGGTGAAATTATTAAAAATAAATGTTTACAATGTAAAGGTAAAAAGTTTATTACTAAACAAGAAACCATTAGTCTTGATGTCCCGAAAGGAATTTTTTCTGGACAAAAAGTGCGTGTTCAGGAAAAGGGTCATTATGGGCTTAAAGGACAATCTCGTGGTGATGTTTATATTGAAATTGAAGTTCAAAAGCATGCATTTTTTCAGCGTGATGATTTAGATTTATTAATTACGATTCCGATATCTTTTGTTGATGCAATGTTAGGAGCAATTATTAAAGTTCCAACATTTGAGAAAACAGTGGAATTTAAAATTCCTCCTAAAACTAAAAATAATGCTGTTTTTACAATTCCTAAAATGGGAAGTTATCATCCTTTAAATAGCAAAAAACGCGGTGATATTTTTGTTAAAATAGAAATTGCTTTTCCAAAACATATTTCAAAACAACAAGAAAAGGTTTTACAACAGTTAAGTGATGAATTAGATTTTAATCCTAACAATGAATTTATTAAAAAATTTAAATAG
- a CDS encoding AbgT family transporter encodes MEENINRRQRTWKKVSNGVNKGINKSLNGIEWLGNKLPKPFYLFIYLIIILMLVSLILSYVLPDGVVLEKFYDRNTQQVVDKYQLKFFNLIGRDGIVWWLKNFISNFMGLATTGIVLLTTVFVGVADKSGFIDVSLRKVGSSLPKVILTPACIFLGCISSLAADAGYLILIPLAGTLYYRVGRHPLTGMAAVFAGVAGGFTTSLIPGSVEFIMASLTNDFLGEGSSYQVNPLSTYYFTLLLLFVFTLIGWFITEKVVDKRIIAHYPIAKRDDLQVNKNFHLDDQQRKAMWFVLGFVIIYIIGILLMTFIPQAPFNGFIKNITNITPNKKLEPKDYQLTTHLVLIIGFLFLGIGITYGFAAKTFKNKDDIVNALVIGFKKTAPSLILFLVMTQFIAGFAQSGIDIALGYYIGSAINFNNTTLTLFVFILIVTIINLFIGSMSVKWGILGSIFVMALLKSQIHPAAAIAAYRIGDASTNMISPLMPYFPLIIIWAKEWIQPKQKEKFEIGSMMSIMFPYSLSFLLMGTIIFFLWSVTGLPVGVEGPFYIDIVTSDNIVKSIILPRNLIYTVQSSL; translated from the coding sequence ATGGAAGAAAATATTAATAGGCGGCAAAGAACTTGAAAAAAAGTTAGTAATGGTGTTAATAAAGGAATTAATAAATCATTAAATGGTATTGAATGATTAGGAAATAAATTACCAAAACCATTTTATTTATTTATTTATTTGATTATTATTTTAATGTTAGTATCATTAATATTAAGTTATGTTTTACCTGATGGTGTTGTTTTAGAAAAATTTTATGACCGTAATACCCAGCAAGTAGTTGATAAATATCAACTAAAGTTTTTTAATCTTATTGGTCGTGATGGCATTGTATGATGATTAAAAAACTTTATTAGTAATTTTATGGGTTTAGCAACAACGGGAATTGTATTGTTAACAACAGTATTTGTTGGTGTGGCTGATAAATCAGGATTTATTGATGTTTCTTTAAGAAAAGTTGGTTCTAGTTTACCAAAAGTAATTTTAACTCCGGCTTGCATTTTTCTAGGATGTATTTCATCATTAGCTGCTGATGCTGGTTATTTAATTTTAATTCCCTTGGCAGGCACATTATATTATCGTGTTGGTAGACATCCTTTAACAGGAATGGCGGCAGTATTTGCTGGTGTTGCTGGTGGATTTACAACATCACTTATTCCAGGAAGCGTTGAGTTTATAATGGCTTCATTAACAAATGATTTTTTAGGCGAAGGTTCTTCTTATCAAGTAAATCCATTATCAACTTATTATTTTACATTATTACTTTTATTTGTGTTTACATTAATTGGTTGATTTATTACTGAAAAAGTTGTTGATAAAAGAATTATTGCTCATTATCCAATTGCAAAAAGAGATGATTTGCAAGTTAATAAAAATTTTCATTTAGATGATCAACAGCGAAAAGCAATGTGATTTGTTTTAGGATTTGTGATTATTTATATTATTGGAATATTATTAATGACTTTTATTCCCCAAGCACCATTTAATGGTTTTATTAAAAATATTACTAATATTACTCCTAATAAAAAATTAGAACCGAAAGACTATCAATTAACGACACACTTAGTATTAATTATTGGGTTTTTATTTTTAGGTATTGGAATAACTTATGGTTTTGCTGCCAAGACATTTAAAAATAAAGATGATATTGTTAATGCTTTGGTTATTGGATTTAAAAAAACTGCTCCAAGTTTAATTTTATTTTTAGTTATGACACAGTTTATTGCTGGTTTTGCACAATCAGGAATTGATATTGCTTTAGGATATTATATTGGTTCCGCAATTAACTTTAATAATACAACATTAACTTTATTTGTATTTATTTTAATCGTAACAATTATTAATTTATTTATTGGTTCAATGTCTGTTAAATGAGGGATTTTAGGTTCAATATTTGTAATGGCTTTATTAAAGTCGCAAATTCATCCAGCGGCTGCGATTGCTGCTTATCGTATTGGTGATGCTTCAACAAATATGATTTCACCACTAATGCCGTATTTTCCTTTAATAATTATATGAGCAAAAGAATGAATTCAGCCAAAACAAAAAGAGAAATTTGAAATTGGTTCAATGATGTCAATCATGTTTCCATATTCACTGTCTTTCTTATTAATGGGAACAATTATTTTTTTTCTTTGAAGTGTTACTGGACTTCCTGTTGGTGTTGAAGGTCCATTTTATATTGATATTGTTACTAGTGATAATATAGTTAAATCAATTATATTACCAAGAAATTTAATTTATACTGTGCAGTCATCACTGTAA
- a CDS encoding transposase family protein, with translation MFNNKIISVDFCYGSIHDYKLFLKSNTLINPKLELIVDSGYQGLQNVHKNTLLPIKKSKNNPLNPDKKEYNSFLSKVRIAIEHVFARLKRFKILVYRYRNKIRRFGLRFNLISGIYSFELS, from the coding sequence TTATTTAACAATAAAATTATTTCAGTAGATTTTTGTTATGGCAGTATTCATGATTATAAGTTATTTTTAAAATCAAATACACTTATAAATCCAAAATTAGAATTAATTGTTGATTCAGGATATCAAGGTTTGCAAAATGTTCATAAAAATACATTATTGCCAATTAAAAAGAGTAAAAATAATCCTTTAAATCCAGATAAAAAGGAATATAATAGCTTTTTAAGTAAAGTTAGAATTGCCATTGAACATGTTTTTGCTAGATTAAAAAGATTTAAAATACTAGTTTATCGTTATCGCAATAAGATTAGAAGATTTGGATTACGATTTAACTTAATTTCAGGAATATATAGTTTTGAATTAAGCTAG
- a CDS encoding IS30 family transposase yields the protein MGYKHLGIYERIYIENQLKFKVKISEIAKNLNRSISTIIREVNRNKDSNHYFSLIAQNKAENRKQSHVYFHKFKNRELVKYVQQKLLLGWSPEQIYGRIKNFHKEWIISFKTIYNWIYSGLLEKVTNKNLRRKGKKRKSQENRGKFNGKSIKERNINVNNRITVGHWEGDTVVSSRGKSKSCLITLVERTSRFTLAMLVENRTTKVVNENISHYLSIFPNNLVKTITFDRGKEFSNWQQLEKNLNVKIYFANAYSPWQRGTNENTNGLIREKFPKKFNFSNTTKNAVHKFILSLNQRPRKILNYFSPIEYLVRKII from the coding sequence ATGGGTTACAAACATCTTGGCATATATGAAAGAATTTATATTGAGAATCAATTGAAGTTTAAAGTAAAAATTAGTGAAATAGCTAAAAATCTTAATCGAAGTATTAGTACTATTATTCGAGAAGTCAATAGAAATAAAGATAGTAATCATTATTTTTCATTAATTGCACAAAATAAAGCAGAAAACAGAAAACAATCACATGTTTATTTTCATAAGTTTAAAAATAGAGAATTAGTAAAATATGTACAACAAAAATTACTATTAGGTTGATCGCCTGAACAAATTTATGGCAGAATTAAAAATTTTCATAAAGAATGAATTATTAGTTTTAAAACAATTTACAATTGAATTTATTCTGGATTACTTGAAAAAGTTACTAATAAAAATTTAAGAAGAAAAGGTAAGAAACGAAAATCTCAAGAAAATCGCGGTAAATTTAATGGTAAATCAATTAAAGAACGAAATATTAATGTTAATAATCGTATAACTGTTGGTCATTGAGAAGGTGATACTGTAGTATCATCACGAGGTAAAAGTAAATCATGTTTAATAACTTTAGTTGAAAGAACATCAAGATTTACTTTAGCAATGTTAGTTGAAAATAGAACTACTAAAGTTGTTAACGAAAACATTAGCCATTATTTATCAATTTTTCCAAATAATCTTGTTAAGACTATAACATTTGATAGGGGTAAAGAATTTTCTAATTGACAACAACTTGAAAAAAATTTAAATGTGAAAATTTATTTTGCTAATGCGTATTCGCCTTGACAAAGAGGTACTAATGAAAATACTAATGGTTTAATTAGAGAAAAATTTCCTAAAAAATTTAATTTTTCAAATACTACTAAAAATGCAGTTCATAAATTTATATTGTCTTTAAACCAAAGACCAAGAAAAATACTAAATTATTTTTCACCAATCGAATATTTGGTTAGAAAAATAATTTAG
- a CDS encoding formate--tetrahydrofolate ligase, producing MKNIKLVANDLGIKDDDLIAYGSSMAKIKFQNINQRRKGKLILFTSTNPTPSGEGKTTMSIGLAQGLKQLNQSVCLALREPSLGPIFGIKGGAIGGGLSIIEPKDNINLHFTGDFHAITTANNLVSAIIDNYIFQGNSLDIDINNIIWKRCLDLNDRSLRNVEVTISKTIKRKEQFQITTASDIMAIMALAKDFEDLKVRLKRTVVAYSNTGKEITIADLQIVGSILAILKDALNPNLVQSLEGVPALIHCGPFANIAHGCNSVIATDLALKLSDFVITEAGFGADLGLEKFMNIKARKTDIIPDIVVIVSTIKALKLHGITDSNNPNELERLQTGIANLSRHINIVKTFNRKLVVCINRWPDDSDEEIAMLLQWCESQNIPVAISTAVKDGGVGAIALAKVVLEQLNKPEQQYLPIYDSNYSLREKILTVVQKIYQGNNVIYTPQAEEKLQQLENSSYAQLPICFAKTPVSLTDNPKILGAPKNFDITVRNLKVNSGADFIIISTGDIITMPGLSKSPQAYNIDVVNNEIINMN from the coding sequence ATGAAAAATATTAAATTGGTTGCTAATGATTTAGGAATTAAAGATGATGATTTAATTGCTTATGGTTCATCAATGGCAAAAATTAAATTTCAAAATATTAATCAACGCCGTAAAGGGAAATTAATCCTATTTACTAGTACTAATCCAACACCATCTGGAGAAGGAAAAACAACAATGAGTATTGGTTTAGCACAAGGCCTTAAACAATTAAATCAGAGTGTTTGTCTAGCATTACGAGAACCTAGTTTAGGTCCAATTTTTGGAATTAAAGGTGGTGCCATTGGTGGAGGATTAAGTATTATTGAACCTAAAGATAATATTAATTTACATTTTACTGGTGATTTTCATGCTATTACTACGGCTAATAATTTAGTTAGTGCAATTATTGATAATTATATTTTTCAAGGTAATAGTCTTGATATTGATATTAATAACATTATTTGAAAACGATGTTTAGACCTTAATGACCGTTCACTTCGTAATGTTGAAGTTACAATCTCAAAAACTATTAAAAGAAAAGAACAATTTCAAATTACTACTGCTAGTGATATTATGGCAATTATGGCTTTAGCTAAAGACTTTGAGGACTTAAAAGTCCGATTAAAAAGAACAGTAGTTGCTTACAGTAATACGGGAAAAGAAATTACGATTGCTGATTTACAAATTGTTGGTTCAATTTTAGCGATTTTAAAAGATGCTTTAAACCCTAATCTTGTTCAATCATTAGAAGGTGTTCCGGCATTAATTCATTGTGGTCCGTTTGCTAATATTGCTCACGGTTGTAATTCTGTTATTGCTACTGATTTAGCATTAAAATTAAGTGATTTTGTTATTACTGAAGCTGGGTTTGGTGCTGATTTAGGATTAGAAAAATTTATGAATATTAAAGCAAGAAAAACAGACATTATACCAGATATTGTTGTTATTGTATCAACAATTAAGGCTTTAAAACTTCATGGTATAACAGATAGTAATAACCCTAATGAATTAGAAAGATTGCAAACAGGAATTGCTAATTTATCTCGTCATATAAATATTGTTAAAACCTTTAACCGTAAGTTGGTTGTTTGTATTAATCGTTGACCAGATGATAGTGATGAAGAAATTGCAATGTTATTACAATGATGTGAAAGTCAAAATATACCAGTAGCAATATCAACTGCAGTTAAAGACGGTGGAGTTGGTGCAATAGCATTAGCAAAAGTAGTTCTTGAACAATTAAATAAACCAGAACAACAATATCTTCCTATTTATGACAGTAATTATTCGCTACGAGAAAAAATTTTAACTGTTGTTCAAAAGATTTATCAAGGAAATAATGTTATTTATACACCACAAGCAGAAGAAAAGTTACAACAATTAGAAAATAGTTCTTATGCTCAATTACCAATATGTTTTGCTAAAACCCCAGTATCTTTAACTGATAATCCTAAAATTTTAGGAGCTCCAAAAAATTTTGATATTACTGTTCGTAATTTAAAAGTAAATAGTGGCGCAGATTTTATTATTATTAGTACAGGAGATATTATTACAATGCCAGGATTAAGTAAGAGTCCACAAGCATATAATATTGATGTTGTTAATAATGAAATCATTAATATGAATTAA
- a CDS encoding transposase family protein — MKTQVIIEKESKIIIATNFSLGKKHDFCLFKESKIPILKNTKLIVDNGYQGIQKIHSNVLIPKKKTKKNPLNKEQKHNNKLISKMRIIIENIFAILKKFKIITEKYRNRRKRFSLRFNLIASIYNLQL; from the coding sequence ATTAAAACACAAGTAATTATTGAAAAAGAAAGCAAAATAATTATTGCAACAAATTTTTCTCTCGGTAAAAAGCATGATTTTTGTTTATTTAAAGAATCAAAAATCCCAATTTTAAAAAATACTAAATTAATAGTTGATAATGGTTATCAAGGAATACAAAAAATTCATAGTAATGTTCTAATACCTAAGAAAAAAACAAAGAAAAACCCTTTAAATAAAGAACAAAAACATAATAATAAATTAATTTCAAAAATGAGAATTATTATTGAAAATATTTTTGCTATTCTTAAAAAATTTAAAATTATTACTGAAAAATATCGTAATCGTAGAAAACGATTTAGTTTAAGATTTAATTTAATTGCTTCAATTTATAATTTGCAATTATAG
- a CDS encoding transposase family protein: MTLSYWREYRTYFHLGKSFDISEASCYRNIKWIEDILIKHPDFQQLAGKKALINDYFNDKTIIIDATETPIQRPKKDKNNLIQEKRKNTLLKHK; this comes from the coding sequence ATGACTTTATCATATTGACGAGAATATCGTACTTATTTTCATCTTGGTAAAAGTTTTGATATTAGTGAAGCTAGTTGTTATCGAAATATCAAGTGAATTGAAGATATTTTAATCAAACATCCTGATTTTCAACAACTTGCTGGTAAAAAAGCATTAATAAATGATTATTTTAATGATAAAACAATTATTATTGATGCTACAGAAACACCCATTCAACGCCCAAAAAAAGACAAAAACAATCTTATTCAGGAAAAAAGAAAAAACACACTATTAAAACACAAGTAA
- a CDS encoding IS30 family transposase: protein MWFTDYYLYFSLIAQNKAENRKQSHVYFHKFKNRELVKYVQQKLLLGWSPEQIYGRIKNFHKEWIISFKTIYNWIYSGLLEKVTNKNLRRKGKKRKSQENRGKFNGKSIKERNINVNNRITVGHWEGDTVVSSRGKSKSCLITLVERTSRFTLAMLVENRTTKVVNENISHYLSILPNNLVKTITFDRGKEFSNWQQLEKNLNVKIYFANAYSPWQRGTNENTNGLIREKFPKKFNFSNTTKNAVHKFILSLNQRPRKILNYLSPIEYLVRKII, encoded by the coding sequence GTGTGATTTACAGATTACTATCTTTATTTTTCATTAATTGCACAAAATAAAGCAGAAAACAGAAAACAATCACATGTTTATTTTCATAAGTTTAAAAATAGAGAATTAGTAAAATATGTACAACAAAAATTACTATTAGGTTGATCGCCTGAACAAATTTATGGCAGAATTAAAAATTTTCATAAAGAATGAATTATTAGTTTTAAAACAATTTACAATTGAATTTATTCTGGATTACTTGAAAAAGTTACTAATAAAAATTTAAGAAGAAAAGGTAAGAAACGAAAATCTCAAGAAAATCGCGGTAAATTTAATGGTAAATCAATTAAAGAACGAAATATTAATGTTAATAATCGTATAACTGTTGGTCATTGAGAAGGTGATACTGTAGTATCATCACGAGGTAAAAGTAAATCATGTTTAATAACTTTAGTTGAAAGAACATCAAGATTTACTTTAGCAATGTTAGTTGAAAATAGAACTACTAAAGTTGTTAACGAAAACATTAGCCATTATTTATCAATTCTTCCAAATAATCTTGTTAAGACTATAACATTTGATAGGGGTAAAGAATTTTCTAATTGACAACAACTTGAAAAAAATTTAAATGTGAAAATTTATTTTGCTAATGCGTATTCGCCTTGACAAAGAGGTACTAATGAAAATACTAATGGTTTAATTAGAGAAAAATTTCCTAAAAAATTTAATTTTTCAAATACTACTAAAAATGCAGTTCATAAATTTATATTGTCTTTAAACCAAAGACCAAGAAAAATACTAAATTATCTTTCACCAATCGAATATTTGGTTAGAAAAATAATTTAG
- a CDS encoding integrase core domain-containing protein, which translates to MNNTDNISVNKLIKKYFRGSKMTFYIWAKKIINGYYQDNFYELQFKSTTPKNIKYQFSLETRKQICDYYFDYKFVGAGGVLSLYHNIHQKNVHDIDTNNVPKSINTFYRWIKQDKRYGEIKTQMKKAKRHFKRYEVSEIGLLQMDAKVFTDKNFPIAKYRLYVYDFIDEITRIAFGYVYDSLGTNNAINAMQRAMKDFGELGITIKRIRTDNAPEFTTTNWSNKKAYKVKERPFTAFLSRNGVIHEITPIRSPQSNGKIERFHRNYNSLFWFKKCGFEIKFDVKQLQIHLNEWYAFYNFKRKHKSLNYKTPFETLNKFIIAK; encoded by the coding sequence ATGAATAATACAGATAACATATCTGTAAATAAATTGATTAAAAAATATTTTCGTGGTAGTAAAATGACATTTTATATTTGAGCTAAAAAAATTATTAATGGTTATTATCAAGACAACTTTTATGAATTGCAATTCAAATCAACAACACCAAAAAATATTAAATATCAATTTTCATTAGAAACCAGAAAACAAATTTGTGATTATTACTTTGATTACAAATTTGTAGGTGCGGGCGGTGTATTATCGCTTTATCATAATATTCATCAAAAAAATGTGCATGATATCGATACAAATAATGTCCCCAAATCAATTAATACTTTTTATCGTTGAATTAAACAAGACAAACGCTATGGAGAAATAAAAACGCAAATGAAAAAAGCAAAACGCCATTTTAAGCGTTATGAAGTTTCCGAGATTGGTCTTTTACAAATGGATGCTAAAGTGTTTACTGATAAAAATTTTCCTATTGCTAAGTATAGATTATATGTTTATGATTTCATTGACGAAATAACAAGAATTGCTTTTGGATATGTGTATGATAGTTTAGGAACCAATAATGCCATTAATGCCATGCAAAGAGCAATGAAAGATTTTGGCGAACTTGGCATAACAATTAAACGCATTCGCACTGATAATGCTCCGGAATTCACTACTACTAATTGAAGTAATAAAAAAGCATACAAAGTAAAAGAAAGGCCTTTTACGGCCTTTCTTTCAAGGAATGGGGTTATCCACGAAATCACACCAATCCGTTCTCCTCAGAGCAACGGAAAGATTGAACGGTTTCACCGTAATTATAATAGTTTATTTTGGTTTAAAAAATGTGGTTTTGAAATAAAATTTGATGTTAAACAATTACAAATTCATTTGAATGAGTGGTACGCATTTTATAATTTCAAACGAAAACATAAAAGCTTGAATTACAAAACTCCATTTGAAACTTTAAATAAATTTATTATTGCAAAATAA
- a CDS encoding IS5 family transposase (programmed frameshift) — protein sequence MKFDKFNFINDKELLRLTGIKQSTFNKMLNILKEAELKKFKRGGKNNKLSLENRLLMTLSYWREYRTYFHLGKSFDISEASCYRNIKWIEDILIKHPDFQQFAGKKALINDYFNDKTIIIDATETPIQRPKKGQKQSYSGKKKKHTIKTQVIIEKESKIIIATNFSLGKKHDFCLFKESKIPILKNTKLIVDNGYQGIQKIHSNVLIPKKKTKKNPLNKEQKHNNKLISKMRIIIENIFAILKKFKIITEKYRNRRKRFSLRFNLIASIYNLQL from the exons ATGAAATTTGATAAATTTAATTTTATTAATGATAAAGAATTATTACGATTAACTGGAATAAAGCAAAGTACTTTTAATAAAATGTTAAATATTTTAAAAGAAGCTGAGTTAAAAAAGTTTAAAAGAGGTGGTAAAAATAATAAATTATCATTAGAAAATAGATTATTGATGACTTTATCATATTGACGAGAATATCGTACTTATTTTCATCTTGGTAAAAGTTTTGATATTAGTGAAGCTAGTTGTTATCGAAATATCAAGTGAATTGAAGATATTTTAATCAAACATCCTGATTTTCAACAATTTGCTGGTAAAAAAGCATTAATAAATGATTATTTTAATGATAAAACAATTATTATTGATGCTACAGAAACACCCATTCAACGCCCAAAAAAAG GACAAAAACAATCTTATTCAGGAAAAAAGAAAAAACACACTATTAAAACACAAGTAATTATTGAAAAAGAAAGCAAAATAATTATTGCAACAAATTTTTCTCTCGGTAAAAAGCATGATTTTTGTTTATTTAAAGAATCAAAAATCCCAATTTTAAAAAATACTAAATTAATAGTTGATAATGGTTATCAAGGAATACAAAAAATTCATAGTAATGTTCTAATACCTAAGAAAAAAACAAAGAAAAACCCTTTAAATAAAGAACAAAAACATAATAATAAATTAATTTCAAAAATGAGAATTATTATTGAAAATATTTTTGCTATTCTTAAAAAATTTAAAATTATTACTGAAAAATATCGTAATCGTAGAAAACGATTTAGTTTAAGATTTAATTTAATTGCTTCAATTTATAATTTGCAATTATAG
- a CDS encoding Mbov_0401 family ICE element transposase-like protein — protein sequence MLKIINNVKASENKHWFSLFTTHKNMYTNKCEQLANEYEKLDEYLYKYHYRLKQGYKVVHFARRTIITIFGEVVFKRRRYKYWNQKLGKFEYVCLLDKEIGLLPKQRIYFDVQFKVLSLLDDGKRYRDVLDALNHCYISKGSISNILNKYDIAEYFQLAEKETKTRIDVKNKDLYIQLDETFLATLDQKVKQDQRIRLVTFHTGHKEKNYKNARRELENKRGHFLMLKVGKRINTMGYRDLLIRELQKHYVNINYDKIIFCGDGATWIREIANSFGNVRYILDSYHAIKKLKQTAFNIIFENRKVTLNSWIKLYKDGNHQDLVKNIRNVAKNELNKDIKINLRKASNYFSNNKQGIHHQNLEWNIGCSIESDVSHLVKQQLGYGAKIYNHKNLNNLLHLRMANLNKLNVLHYINENINSEIEIRKEIYKNSLWNKYNNKNDDSWINYKGNAVINKYNRFK from the coding sequence ATGTTAAAAATTATTAATAATGTAAAAGCCTCAGAAAACAAGCATTGATTTAGTTTATTTACAACCCATAAAAATATGTACACTAACAAATGCGAACAATTAGCTAATGAATATGAAAAATTAGATGAATACTTATATAAATATCATTATCGGTTAAAACAAGGTTATAAAGTAGTTCATTTTGCAAGAAGAACAATTATTACAATTTTTGGTGAAGTTGTTTTTAAACGACGCCGATATAAATATTGAAATCAAAAATTAGGGAAATTTGAATATGTGTGTTTACTAGATAAAGAAATTGGTTTATTGCCTAAACAACGCATTTATTTTGATGTTCAATTTAAAGTTTTAAGTCTTTTGGATGATGGTAAAAGGTATCGCGATGTTTTAGATGCTCTAAATCATTGTTATATTTCAAAAGGTAGTATTTCAAATATTTTAAATAAATATGATATTGCCGAATATTTTCAACTAGCAGAAAAAGAAACTAAAACTAGAATTGATGTCAAAAATAAGGACTTATATATTCAACTAGATGAGACATTTTTAGCAACATTAGATCAGAAAGTTAAACAAGACCAAAGAATTCGTTTAGTTACTTTTCATACAGGACATAAAGAAAAAAATTACAAAAATGCTCGTAGAGAGTTAGAAAATAAACGAGGTCATTTTCTAATGTTAAAAGTTGGTAAACGAATAAATACGATGGGTTATCGTGATTTATTAATTAGAGAATTACAAAAACATTATGTGAATATTAATTATGACAAAATAATTTTTTGTGGTGATGGTGCTACTTGAATTAGAGAAATTGCTAATAGTTTTGGTAATGTTAGATACATTTTAGATAGTTATCATGCTATTAAAAAATTAAAACAAACTGCATTTAATATTATTTTTGAAAATCGCAAAGTAACACTAAATAGTTGAATTAAATTATATAAGGATGGAAATCATCAAGATTTAGTAAAAAACATTCGTAATGTTGCTAAAAATGAATTAAATAAAGATATTAAAATAAATTTAAGAAAGGCGAGTAATTATTTCAGTAATAATAAGCAAGGTATTCATCATCAAAATTTAGAATGAAATATCGGTTGTAGCATTGAAAGTGATGTATCGCATTTAGTAAAACAACAATTAGGATATGGAGCAAAAATATATAATCATAAGAATTTAAATAACTTATTACATTTAAGAATGGCAAATTTAAACAAATTAAATGTATTGCATTACATTAATGAAAATATTAATTCAGAAATAGAAATCAGAAAAGAAATATATAAAAATTCATTATGAAATAAATATAATAATAAAAATGATGATAGTTGAATTAATTATAAAGGTAATGCTGTAATAAATAAATATAATAGATTTAAGTAA